The Populus nigra chromosome 4, ddPopNigr1.1, whole genome shotgun sequence genome contains the following window.
TTATATCTTGATTTTGAAAAGCTATGAAATGCTGGGTGAGTTTTTTGATAACTTGGATAGCTCGATCCGGTTGCTGCGTATGAAGGGCTCAATGTCTACTTTCTCTAATATTTCTCCCAAAATCGAGTCTTTAACTGACAGGTACTGCTGATCATTGTactgttttgaatttttgatttgattttaaaattatattgttttaattttaattgtgtttttgtaGGAGGTTTACGCATAAGCATTTGGCTCAATTGAAATATATTATGCCGGAGGCAATTGAGATAAAGCGGGTGCTCCGGTTTAACGAGCAAACCAGTTGTATGAAGCCGGAACTTCATGTTACTGTCAATGCTGATGCAATTGAATGTGATGATGGAAAGTTGAAATCTGAAAGTAAGAACATATATTTACGCAAGGTTTTTCGCTCGAGGCTTGCAGATTTTTACAGAGACCATCCTCAGGTACCGTGCTTCTGTTTATGTTATCAGTGCTTAAAATGGATGCTATCGATTATCTATACATTGGTTTGAATTTAAGATTAATGTATTTATGATTATGTTGTTATAAAGTATGATTTTGCAGTTTGTGAAGCGGCATTTGATTAGGTTCTGTTTTTCCTGTATGCTCAACCATTGCAATATAGTGTGATTAAATGTACCAAGGAACCACAGATTAGAATTTTAGTGACAACCTTTATTGTTTGACACTAGCTAAGAGTTGCTTTGAGTTTgatgaaaatgaatttataggttACTTTTTTGCTTCTTTACAAAACACTTATTTGATTCAATGTGCTTCTGTTTCTAAATTCTTCTTAAAGGGTGTTTGTTAGTGTGGTGgtggttactttttaaattgtttttttcttgaaaatgtatcaaaataatttttttaaaaaaattattttaaaaaccagcatatcaaaatgataaaaaaacatattataagaaaaaaaactcaaatttttagGAAACTTGCTTTCAAACGCGTTCCCAAACAGGTAAATGTGTTAGTAATGCGTTGCAATGGCTTTAGGGTGATGACATTCCAGAGGAAATGCTCCCGGAGCCTTTCAATCGCCTGTCATTGCTGAAAGAAACCACAGCAGTTGAAGAAGAGCAACCAATAGTGGCATCTCTTTTACCCCAAAGTTTCCAGAGGCGCTTCTCCCAGAAAGGTACAAAAGTTGAAGCAGAAAACGCCCTCCAAAAACCAGTTTCCTCAGCTTTCGAGCCATGCCCCAACAAAATCTCCTTAAATGAGGAAATTAGTTGTTCTGCTCCATCCCCAGCCAAAGTGTCTTTGAAACCAACTCGTGACCAAAATTTTTCATCTGCAACTCCAAGCAAAGAGAAAGATTCCATGAATGAAGTAGATGATTCTCCCATAAAGATGGCTAGTGTCCAGTCAACTCCTGCAAAACTTGCTTCAACTCCAGCTACATTGATATCTACCACACCTGCTTTGCATCCACATAAAAGATGTATGAGCTCATGTGATGATGATTCTTTCAGCTCACCAGACAAGCTTGTCAGGCGTCCACCCAGCAGGTCACTGATATTTGAAACTCCGGTGAAGCATGCTAAGTATGAACAAAAAGAGGATGTATCAGATGATGATAATATCTTGAAAATTCTTCCCGAGA
Protein-coding sequences here:
- the LOC133691267 gene encoding CDT1-like protein a, chloroplastic, with protein sequence MNSSSLHSPIPSSKSKRPKQDSESTAATPKSKPSSNPTIATQTPTQPSQLPPRLRSRRVALSLKEVRQIASQDLGTNQTKSARRQIASWPEDSTTITSKLHKPRKNQTRNGLTKIPDNYEMLGEFFDNLDSSIRLLRMKGSMSTFSNISPKIESLTDRRFTHKHLAQLKYIMPEAIEIKRVLRFNEQTSCMKPELHVTVNADAIECDDGKLKSESKNIYLRKVFRSRLADFYRDHPQGDDIPEEMLPEPFNRLSLLKETTAVEEEQPIVASLLPQSFQRRFSQKGTKVEAENALQKPVSSAFEPCPNKISLNEEISCSAPSPAKVSLKPTRDQNFSSATPSKEKDSMNEVDDSPIKMASVQSTPAKLASTPATLISTTPALHPHKRCMSSCDDDSFSSPDKLVRRPPSRSLIFETPVKHAKYEQKEDVSDDDNILKILPESLLQSIREKEQKAKEERDPAISQAKRRRQMIACLPKLFNKIHFLFQSIKQSVLTKEELIHKIIASHSDIADRREVEEQLNLLLELVPEWISEKLASSGDLLFRINKLYSPETVRAQLEEAKGEREC